Proteins encoded together in one Streptomyces umbrinus window:
- a CDS encoding helix-turn-helix transcriptional regulator yields MDKQELSAFLRSRRERLRPQDVGLPTGPRRRTPGLRREEVAVLAHISTEYYIRLEQGRAPRPSGDVLAAIAGALRLTDAESDHLHVLAGTAPNRTGLHRRDVRPSILALLERLPQTAGFVMSAACEVLAWNDLAAALMEDFAPLTPKDRNLARRAFPGPQSADTTLYGISDAADFRLSVVMQLHTTLARYPTDPAVTGLVDELRDTSPDFARLWERHDVQAAPMLTKTFRHPAVGEVTVDCDTLTLTDRDQHLVLFTAPPGSPGAEALALLNVLGAQASHYPR; encoded by the coding sequence ATGGACAAACAGGAACTCAGCGCGTTCCTCCGCAGCCGCCGCGAGCGGCTCCGCCCGCAGGACGTCGGCCTCCCCACCGGACCACGACGCCGCACACCAGGTCTTCGCCGCGAGGAAGTGGCGGTCCTCGCGCACATCTCCACGGAGTACTACATCCGCCTCGAGCAGGGCCGGGCGCCACGCCCCTCGGGCGACGTCCTGGCCGCCATCGCGGGAGCGCTGCGGCTCACCGATGCGGAGTCCGACCACCTCCACGTCCTCGCGGGCACCGCGCCGAACCGGACCGGACTGCACCGGCGCGACGTCCGCCCGAGCATCCTCGCGCTCTTGGAGCGGCTGCCGCAGACGGCCGGCTTCGTGATGTCCGCCGCATGCGAGGTCCTCGCCTGGAACGACCTCGCGGCCGCGCTCATGGAGGACTTCGCCCCGCTCACCCCCAAGGACCGCAACCTCGCCCGCCGGGCCTTCCCCGGACCGCAGAGCGCCGATACGACGCTGTACGGGATCTCCGACGCCGCCGACTTCCGCCTGAGCGTCGTGATGCAGCTCCACACCACCCTCGCCCGTTACCCCACCGATCCCGCGGTGACCGGCCTCGTCGACGAACTCCGCGACACCAGCCCCGACTTCGCTCGGCTCTGGGAACGACACGACGTACAGGCCGCGCCAATGCTCACCAAGACCTTCCGCCACCCGGCCGTCGGCGAGGTCACCGTCGACTGCGACACCCTCACCCTCACCGACCGCGACCAGCACCTCGTGCTCTTCACCGCACCACCGGGATCCCCCGGCGCCGAAGCCCTCGCTCTGCTGAACGTCCTGGGAGCACAGGCCAGTCACTACCCGCGGTAG
- a CDS encoding transposase family protein, with product MLVYPSSIDLSSRTLRFLTGQLTARRQEIGTRWRRLPAGRQALLALAHLRCGDTYAQLAAGFGIGIATAYRYIREAVEALAALAPSLDEAMTTIRAKAFVILDGTLLPIDRIAADAPYYSGKHKRHGMNVQVLTDPFGRLLWASPALPGSTHDLTAARQHGIIEALADAGLNCWADKAYQGAGGSVRVPFRGRRLKRWKRRHNTTHAKIRCLGERAMATIKGWRLLRKLRCSTNRITDVVKAVLVLHHASA from the coding sequence GTGCTTGTCTACCCGTCCTCGATTGATCTGTCCAGCCGCACCTTGCGGTTCCTGACCGGGCAACTGACAGCCCGGCGGCAGGAGATCGGAACGCGGTGGCGGCGCCTTCCTGCCGGACGTCAGGCCCTGCTCGCCCTGGCCCACCTGCGGTGCGGTGACACTTACGCCCAGCTCGCCGCCGGGTTCGGCATCGGGATCGCGACCGCGTACCGCTACATACGTGAAGCCGTCGAGGCCCTGGCCGCCCTTGCGCCGTCCCTGGACGAGGCGATGACGACTATCCGGGCGAAGGCGTTCGTCATCCTCGACGGCACCTTGCTGCCGATCGACCGCATCGCCGCCGACGCCCCGTACTACTCAGGGAAACATAAACGCCATGGCATGAACGTCCAGGTCCTCACCGATCCCTTCGGACGACTGCTCTGGGCCTCGCCGGCTCTGCCCGGCTCGACTCACGACCTGACCGCCGCGCGGCAGCACGGGATCATCGAAGCCCTCGCCGATGCGGGGCTCAATTGCTGGGCGGACAAGGCGTATCAAGGCGCCGGCGGATCCGTCCGGGTTCCGTTTCGGGGCCGCCGCCTCAAGCGATGGAAGCGTCGCCACAACACCACCCACGCCAAGATCCGCTGCCTCGGCGAGCGGGCCATGGCCACCATCAAGGGCTGGCGCCTCCTGCGGAAGCTCCGCTGCAGCACCAACCGAATCACCGACGTGGTGAAGGCCGTCCTCGTCCTTCACCACGCATCAGCGTGA
- a CDS encoding response regulator yields MMIRVLLADDQPLVRSGLAMLLNAEPDIEVVGEADDGDQAITLVRQVQPDVIVMDVRMPGTDGVEATRRITADEMSADAGNPVKVLILTTYDLDEAVLGALRAGASGFVLKDAAPAELGTAVRAVAAGDGWLASSVTGRLLKEFAARPDPVARSPEELHRLTAREREVLVQVAHGLSNNDIASGLVISEATVKTHLARVLTKLGLRDRAQAVALAYQSGLVKPGTP; encoded by the coding sequence ATGATGATTCGTGTTCTCCTCGCTGACGATCAGCCACTGGTGCGCAGCGGTTTGGCTATGCTCTTGAACGCCGAACCAGACATTGAGGTCGTGGGGGAAGCCGACGACGGGGATCAAGCCATCACATTGGTCCGGCAGGTGCAGCCGGATGTCATCGTCATGGACGTCCGCATGCCCGGCACGGATGGCGTGGAAGCCACCCGGCGCATCACTGCAGACGAGATGTCTGCCGATGCCGGCAACCCGGTCAAAGTGCTCATCCTGACGACGTACGACCTGGACGAGGCAGTCCTTGGCGCGTTGCGTGCGGGCGCCTCCGGCTTCGTACTCAAAGATGCCGCCCCTGCCGAACTGGGGACTGCAGTTCGTGCGGTCGCGGCTGGTGATGGATGGCTCGCCTCTTCCGTCACTGGACGGCTCCTGAAGGAGTTCGCGGCCAGGCCCGATCCGGTAGCGCGCAGCCCGGAGGAGCTGCATCGACTCACCGCGCGCGAACGTGAAGTCCTCGTCCAGGTCGCGCATGGTCTGTCAAACAACGACATCGCTAGTGGCCTTGTGATCAGCGAGGCCACAGTGAAGACCCACCTCGCCCGAGTACTCACCAAACTCGGGCTTCGTGACCGGGCACAAGCCGTTGCCCTGGCCTACCAGAGCGGCTTGGTCAAGCCTGGCACTCCCTGA